One stretch of Enterobacter sp. RHBSTW-00994 DNA includes these proteins:
- the ppiA gene encoding peptidylprolyl isomerase A: MLKSTLAAVAAVFALSAVSPAALAAKGDPRVLLTTSAGNIELELNSQKAPVSVKNFLDYVNSGFYNNTTFHRVIPGFMVQGGGFNEQMQQKQPNPPIKNEADNGLLNTRGTISMARTADKDSATSQFFINIADNAFLDHGQRDFGYAVFGKVVKGMDIADKISQVQTHDVGPYQNVPSKPVVILSAKVLP, encoded by the coding sequence ATGCTCAAATCAACACTGGCGGCTGTCGCAGCTGTGTTTGCCCTTTCTGCCGTCTCACCTGCTGCACTGGCAGCAAAAGGCGACCCTCGTGTTTTGCTGACAACCTCCGCCGGGAATATTGAGCTGGAATTAAATAGCCAGAAAGCTCCTGTTTCTGTGAAAAACTTCCTCGATTACGTGAACAGTGGTTTCTACAACAACACCACTTTCCACCGTGTGATCCCAGGTTTCATGGTGCAGGGTGGTGGCTTTAACGAACAGATGCAGCAAAAACAGCCAAATCCACCTATTAAAAACGAAGCGGATAACGGTCTGCTCAATACCCGTGGCACGATCTCTATGGCGCGTACAGCGGATAAAGACAGCGCAACCAGCCAGTTCTTCATCAACATCGCTGATAATGCCTTCCTCGATCACGGTCAGCGTGACTTTGGCTACGCGGTCTTTGGTAAAGTTGTGAAAGGGATGGATATTGCTGACAAGATTTCCCAGGTGCAGACGCACGACGTTGGTCCATACCAGAATGTGCCGTCAAAACCGGTAGTTATCCTCTCCGCAAAAGTTCTGCCATAA
- a CDS encoding aspartate aminotransferase family protein, giving the protein MATEQSAITRATFDEVILPIYAPAEFIPVKGKGSRVWDQQGKEYVDFAGGIAVTALGHCHPALVAALKSQGETLWHTSNVFTNEPALRLGRKIIDATFAERVLFMNSGTEANETAFKLARFYASTRHSPYKTKIIAFHNAFHGRSLFTVSVGGQPKYSDGFGPKPADIIHVPFNDLHAVKAVMDDHTCAVVVEPIQGEGGVTAATPEFLKGLRELCDEHQALLVFDEVQSGMGRTGDLFAYMHYGVTPDILTSAKALGGGFPISAVLTTQEIASAFHVGSHGSTYGGNPLACAIAGAAFDIINTPEVLHGVNAKRELFVKHLQQIDDQYDVFSEIRGMGLLIGAELKPQFKGRARDFLHAAAHEGVMVLNAGPDVMRFAPSLVVENQDIEDGLNRFARAVAQIVQG; this is encoded by the coding sequence ATGGCAACTGAACAATCAGCAATTACCCGCGCGACATTCGATGAAGTAATTCTGCCGATTTATGCACCGGCAGAGTTTATTCCTGTCAAAGGGAAAGGCAGCCGCGTGTGGGATCAGCAGGGTAAAGAGTACGTTGATTTTGCGGGAGGGATTGCCGTCACCGCACTGGGACATTGCCATCCTGCACTGGTGGCGGCGCTGAAAAGCCAGGGCGAAACCCTGTGGCACACCAGTAATGTGTTCACCAATGAACCGGCTCTGCGTCTTGGACGCAAAATCATCGATGCGACTTTTGCTGAACGCGTGTTGTTCATGAACTCCGGGACTGAAGCTAACGAAACTGCGTTTAAGCTGGCGCGCTTCTATGCATCGACCCGCCACAGTCCATATAAAACCAAAATTATTGCTTTCCATAATGCGTTCCATGGGCGCTCGCTGTTTACCGTTTCTGTGGGCGGGCAGCCGAAGTATTCTGACGGTTTCGGCCCGAAACCCGCGGATATCATCCACGTTCCGTTTAACGATCTGCATGCGGTGAAAGCGGTCATGGATGATCATACCTGTGCGGTGGTGGTGGAGCCGATTCAGGGCGAAGGCGGCGTCACTGCGGCAACGCCGGAATTCCTGAAAGGTCTGCGTGAACTGTGCGATGAACATCAGGCGCTGCTGGTGTTTGATGAAGTGCAAAGCGGTATGGGGCGTACCGGCGATCTGTTTGCCTACATGCACTACGGCGTTACGCCGGACATCCTGACCAGCGCCAAAGCGCTCGGCGGCGGCTTCCCAATCAGTGCTGTGCTGACGACGCAGGAGATCGCATCCGCATTCCATGTCGGCTCTCATGGCTCAACCTATGGCGGTAATCCGCTGGCCTGTGCGATTGCCGGTGCGGCGTTTGACATCATCAACACCCCAGAGGTATTGCATGGCGTGAATGCGAAACGCGAACTGTTTGTGAAGCATCTACAGCAGATTGACGACCAGTATGACGTGTTTAGCGAAATCCGTGGGATGGGATTGTTGATTGGTGCAGAACTGAAGCCGCAGTTTAAAGGCCGTGCGCGTGATTTCCTGCATGCTGCTGCCCATGAAGGGGTCATGGTGCTGAACGCAGGGCCTGATGTCATGCGTTTTGCACCATCGCTGGTGGTAGAAAATCAGGATATCGAAGATGGATTAAACCGCTTTGCCCGTGCGGTAGCGCAGATTGTACAAGGCTAA
- a CDS encoding YhfG family protein yields the protein MKKLTDKQKSRLWEQQRNANFQASRRLEGVESPLVTLSAQAAQERLEELRRHYER from the coding sequence GTGAAAAAACTCACCGACAAGCAAAAATCCCGTCTCTGGGAGCAGCAGCGAAATGCAAATTTTCAGGCCAGCCGCCGTCTTGAGGGTGTCGAGAGCCCGTTAGTCACGCTCAGTGCGCAGGCAGCACAGGAACGCCTTGAGGAACTTCGGAGGCACTATGAGCGATAA
- the pabA gene encoding aminodeoxychorismate synthase component 2, with product MILLIDNYDSFTWNLYQYFCELGAEVAVHRNDELTLAETEALAPQKIVISPGPCTPSESGISLDVIRHFSGKLPILGVCLGHQAIAQAFGATIVRAAKVMHGKTSPITHTGMGVFRGLNNPLTVTRYHSLVIDPPTLPTCFDVTAWSDTQEIMGIRHREWDLEGVQFHPESILSEQGHQLLANFLNR from the coding sequence ATGATTCTGCTGATTGATAACTATGATTCCTTCACCTGGAACCTTTACCAGTATTTTTGTGAATTGGGCGCAGAGGTGGCCGTCCATCGCAACGACGAACTGACACTGGCAGAAACAGAAGCCCTTGCCCCGCAGAAGATTGTCATTTCACCAGGACCCTGTACACCGTCTGAATCCGGTATTTCGCTGGATGTCATCCGCCATTTTTCCGGTAAGTTGCCCATTCTGGGAGTATGTCTGGGGCATCAGGCTATTGCTCAGGCATTCGGGGCAACGATTGTTCGTGCGGCGAAGGTGATGCATGGCAAAACGTCGCCGATAACACATACCGGAATGGGGGTGTTCCGTGGCCTGAATAATCCGCTCACCGTTACCCGTTATCACTCCCTGGTGATCGATCCGCCCACGCTTCCCACCTGTTTTGACGTGACGGCCTGGAGCGACACACAGGAGATCATGGGTATTCGCCACCGCGAATGGGATCTTGAAGGTGTGCAATTCCACCCGGAGAGCATTCTGAGCGAGCAGGGACATCAGCTTCTGGCGAATTTCCTCAATCGCTGA
- the tsgA gene encoding MFS transporter TsgA produces the protein MTNSNRIKLTWISFFSYALTGALVIVTGMVMGNIADYFQLPVSSMSNTFTFLNAGILISIFLNAWLMEIVPLKTQLRFGFVLMVAAVAGLMLSHSIALFSAAMFVLGLVSGITMSIGTFLITHMYEGRQRGARLLFTDSFFSMAGMIFPMVAAILLARSIEWYWVYACIGLVYVAIFILTFGCEFPVLGKKAEQTREPVAKEKWGIGVLFLSIAALCYILGQLGFISWVPEYAKGLGMSLNDAGKLVSDFWMSYMFGMWAFSFILRFFDLQRILTVLAALATVLMYLFINSAPEHMPWFILTLGFFSSAIYTSIITLGSLQTKVASPKLVNFVLTCGTIGTMLTFVVTGPIVAHSGPLAALHTANALYAAVFAMCFVLGFVTRHRQHNTAAANH, from the coding sequence ATGACTAACAGCAATCGTATCAAGCTCACATGGATCAGCTTCTTCTCCTACGCCCTGACCGGCGCGTTGGTGATCGTCACCGGGATGGTGATGGGCAATATCGCAGACTATTTCCAGTTACCCGTATCCAGTATGAGTAACACCTTTACCTTCCTCAACGCCGGGATCCTGATCTCCATCTTCCTGAATGCCTGGCTGATGGAAATCGTGCCACTGAAAACGCAACTGCGCTTCGGCTTTGTCCTCATGGTCGCCGCCGTGGCTGGTTTGATGCTGAGCCACAGCATTGCCCTGTTCTCCGCTGCGATGTTCGTGCTGGGGCTGGTAAGTGGTATCACCATGTCTATCGGTACGTTCCTGATCACGCACATGTATGAAGGCCGCCAGCGCGGTGCGCGTCTGCTGTTCACCGACTCTTTCTTCAGCATGGCAGGCATGATTTTCCCGATGGTTGCCGCAATTTTGCTGGCACGCAGCATTGAGTGGTACTGGGTCTACGCCTGCATTGGCCTGGTCTACGTCGCGATCTTTATCCTGACCTTCGGCTGTGAATTCCCGGTTCTGGGCAAGAAAGCAGAGCAGACTCGCGAGCCCGTCGCGAAAGAAAAATGGGGGATCGGCGTGCTGTTCCTCTCCATTGCGGCACTGTGCTACATCCTGGGCCAGCTTGGCTTTATCTCCTGGGTCCCGGAATATGCAAAAGGTTTAGGCATGAGCCTGAATGACGCCGGCAAACTGGTGAGTGATTTCTGGATGTCTTACATGTTCGGTATGTGGGCGTTTAGCTTTATCCTGCGTTTCTTCGATCTTCAACGCATTCTGACCGTACTGGCTGCGCTGGCTACCGTACTGATGTATCTGTTCATCAACAGCGCACCTGAGCATATGCCGTGGTTCATTCTGACGCTCGGTTTCTTCTCCAGCGCCATTTATACCTCAATCATTACGCTCGGTTCTCTGCAAACCAAAGTGGCTTCACCTAAACTGGTAAACTTCGTGCTGACCTGCGGCACGATCGGTACGATGCTGACCTTCGTGGTCACCGGCCCGATTGTCGCGCACAGCGGCCCGCTGGCTGCGCTGCATACCGCTAACGCGCTGTACGCCGCCGTCTTCGCGATGTGCTTCGTTCTGGGCTTCGTGACTCGCCACCGCCAGCACAACACTGCGGCAGCAAATCACTAA
- a CDS encoding putative adenosine monophosphate-protein transferase Fic, with product MSDKYGDDRDPYLYPGLNVMRNRLNIRQVDRLAQAAYELTALRVATLNLGPPARGLPHLCAIHRHLYQDVFDWAGDIREVDIYQGDTRFCHFAYIEKEGNSLMQDLEEEGYLAGLEKSEFVARLSHYYCEINVLHPFRIGNGIVQRIFFEQLAIHAGYQLNWRDISPDAWAAANQSGAMGDLSALNTIFAKVVSEARETE from the coding sequence ATGAGCGATAAATATGGCGACGATCGCGATCCTTACCTTTATCCTGGGCTGAATGTGATGCGTAACCGGCTGAACATCCGTCAGGTGGACAGGCTGGCGCAGGCCGCCTATGAGCTGACGGCCCTGCGTGTGGCAACGCTGAATCTGGGGCCACCCGCAAGGGGATTACCTCATCTGTGCGCTATTCATCGTCATCTCTACCAGGACGTTTTTGACTGGGCAGGGGATATCCGCGAAGTGGATATTTACCAGGGGGATACCCGATTCTGCCACTTTGCCTATATCGAGAAAGAGGGTAATAGCCTGATGCAGGATCTCGAAGAAGAGGGGTATCTGGCCGGGCTTGAGAAAAGTGAGTTTGTGGCTCGTCTTAGCCACTACTACTGTGAAATTAACGTCCTGCACCCTTTTCGGATCGGGAACGGCATTGTTCAGAGGATCTTCTTTGAGCAACTGGCGATCCACGCAGGCTATCAACTGAATTGGCGGGATATCAGCCCGGATGCGTGGGCGGCAGCCAATCAGAGTGGGGCGATGGGGGATTTATCGGCCCTGAACACCATCTTTGCCAAAGTAGTGAGCGAAGCACGGGAAACTGAGTAG